One Roseomonas sp. OT10 DNA window includes the following coding sequences:
- the urtA gene encoding urea ABC transporter substrate-binding protein has translation MPSDRPVPQATPLGRRSFGRLGAALALTAGFPAIIGSARAQASGPVKLGILHSLSGTMAISETTLKDVMLMLIEEQNKKGGVLGRKLEAVVVDPASNWPLFAEKARQLISQDKAAATFGCWTSVSRKSVLPVFEELNSILFYPVQYEGEESSKNVFYTGAAPNQQAIPAVDYLMKEESVQRWVLAGTDYVYPRTTNKILEAYLKAKGVAQSDILINYTPFGHSDWQNIVSQIKSFGSSGKKTAVVSTINGDANVPFYKELGNQGIKATDIPVVAFSVGEEELAGLDTGPLVGHLAAWNYFMSVDDPANKAFIQQWQAFTKNPKRVTNDPMEAHYIGFNMWVKAVEKAGTFDADPVIDAMIGVAAPNLTGGVSTMMSNHHITKPVLIGEIQGNGQFNIVSQTPGTIVAQEWSPYLEGSKDLIANWRRPMSCGNYNVRLGKCGG, from the coding sequence ATGCCGTCCGATCGCCCCGTGCCCCAGGCCACGCCGCTGGGCCGCCGCAGTTTCGGCCGCCTCGGCGCCGCGCTGGCCCTGACGGCCGGCTTCCCCGCCATCATCGGCTCCGCCCGGGCGCAGGCCAGCGGGCCGGTCAAGCTCGGCATCCTGCACTCCCTCTCCGGCACCATGGCCATCAGCGAGACGACGCTGAAGGACGTGATGCTCATGCTCATCGAGGAGCAGAACAAGAAGGGCGGCGTGCTGGGCCGCAAGCTGGAGGCGGTGGTGGTCGACCCGGCCTCCAACTGGCCGCTCTTCGCCGAGAAGGCGCGCCAGCTCATCTCCCAGGACAAGGCGGCCGCCACCTTCGGCTGCTGGACCTCCGTCTCGCGCAAGTCCGTGCTGCCGGTCTTCGAGGAGCTGAACAGCATCCTCTTCTACCCCGTGCAGTACGAGGGCGAGGAGAGCAGCAAGAACGTCTTCTACACCGGCGCCGCCCCGAACCAGCAGGCGATCCCCGCGGTCGACTACCTGATGAAGGAGGAGAGCGTGCAGCGCTGGGTGCTGGCGGGCACCGACTACGTCTACCCGCGCACGACGAACAAGATCCTGGAAGCCTACCTGAAGGCGAAGGGCGTCGCGCAGTCCGACATCCTGATCAACTACACCCCCTTCGGCCACAGCGACTGGCAGAACATCGTCAGCCAGATCAAGTCCTTCGGCTCCTCGGGCAAGAAGACCGCCGTCGTCTCCACCATCAACGGCGACGCCAACGTCCCCTTCTACAAGGAGTTGGGCAACCAGGGGATCAAGGCGACCGACATCCCCGTCGTCGCCTTCTCCGTCGGCGAGGAGGAACTGGCCGGCCTCGACACCGGGCCGCTGGTCGGCCACCTGGCCGCCTGGAACTACTTCATGTCGGTGGACGACCCCGCCAACAAGGCCTTCATCCAGCAGTGGCAGGCCTTCACCAAGAACCCGAAGCGCGTCACCAACGACCCGATGGAGGCGCACTACATCGGCTTCAACATGTGGGTGAAGGCGGTGGAGAAGGCCGGCACCTTCGACGCCGACCCGGTGATCGACGCGATGATCGGCGTCGCCGCCCCGAACCTGACCGGCGGCGTCTCCACCATGATGTCGAACCACCACATCACAAAGCCCGTGCTGATCGGCGAGATCCAGGGCAATGGCCAGTTCAACATCGTCTCGCAGACGCCGGGCACCATCGTGGCGCAGGAATGGTCGCCCTACCTCGAGGGCTCCAAGGACCTGATCGCCAACTGGCGCCGGCCGATGTCCTGCGGCAACTACAACGTCCGCCTGGGCAAGTGCGGCGGCTGA
- a CDS encoding GlcG/HbpS family heme-binding protein: protein MPNPPTGFDHGLTLDAAQTIVREALAEGRRLNLAPLTVVVLDQAAQYKAMAREDGCSLARPAIAHGKANGAMALGFGGRELAKRSQAMPGFMNAFSDLTGGSAVPVPGGVLVRDAKGTILGAVGVSGDASDKDELAAVAGIRAAGFTADTGE from the coding sequence ATGCCCAACCCCCCGACCGGCTTCGACCACGGCCTGACCCTCGATGCCGCGCAGACCATCGTGCGCGAGGCGCTGGCGGAGGGCCGCCGCCTGAACCTGGCGCCGCTGACGGTCGTCGTGCTGGACCAGGCCGCCCAGTACAAGGCCATGGCGCGCGAGGACGGGTGCAGCCTGGCCCGCCCGGCCATCGCCCATGGCAAGGCCAACGGCGCCATGGCGCTGGGCTTCGGCGGGCGGGAGCTGGCCAAGCGGTCCCAGGCCATGCCGGGCTTCATGAACGCCTTCTCCGACCTCACGGGCGGCTCGGCCGTGCCGGTGCCGGGTGGCGTGCTGGTGCGCGATGCCAAGGGCACGATCCTGGGCGCGGTGGGCGTCTCCGGCGATGCCTCGGACAAGGACGAGCTGGCGGCGGTGGCCGGCATCAGGGCTGCGGGCTTCACGGCCGATACGGGCGAGTGA
- the urtB gene encoding urea ABC transporter permease subunit UrtB has product MARLLALTLLLLALAVQPLRAQPAGLDLLGSNSFDDIRRGVETLATSGEPRAAPILAALQAGQLYARPDRSLLIRDGATYRDALTGAPVTEAGSPRAVRLNNAVRRAIEAALGGLRLFDPDPATRATAAAAVFRARDAAALPALDRAIAQERDAGVRRTMAEARAAAILASGESAEADRLAAVATLRDRGDIDARALLSSLGSQPPAVADAAAAAVTAIDFNLKLWGLAQNAYYGLSLGSVLLLAAAGLAITFGVMGVINMAHGELVMLGAYVTFLVQDVIRANAPGMFGWSLAIAIPLAFLITGAIGVAIERLLIRFLYGRPLETLLATFGLSLVLQQAVRSAFGPTNREVGTPAWMSGASQFGGLTITWNRFAIILFAFAVVFALMAALRYTPLGLRMRAVTQNRRMAAAMGIRTPWIDALTFGLGSGVAGIAGVALSQIDNVSPNLGQGYIIDSFMVVVFGGVGNLWGTVISAMTLGVVNKFLEPFAGAVLGKIVVLVLLILFIQRRPRGLFPVKGRFVES; this is encoded by the coding sequence ATGGCGCGCCTCCTCGCCCTCACGTTGCTGCTGCTCGCCCTCGCGGTGCAGCCGCTCAGGGCGCAACCGGCCGGGCTCGACCTGCTGGGCTCCAACTCCTTCGACGACATCCGCCGTGGCGTGGAGACGCTGGCCACCTCGGGCGAGCCGCGCGCCGCGCCGATCCTGGCCGCCTTGCAGGCCGGGCAGCTCTATGCGCGCCCCGACCGCAGCCTGCTGATCCGCGACGGCGCGACCTACCGCGATGCGCTGACCGGCGCGCCCGTGACCGAGGCCGGCAGCCCGCGCGCCGTGCGGCTCAACAACGCCGTGCGCCGCGCCATCGAGGCCGCGCTGGGCGGCCTGCGCCTGTTCGACCCAGACCCCGCCACCCGCGCCACCGCTGCGGCCGCCGTCTTCCGCGCCCGCGACGCCGCCGCCCTGCCCGCGCTGGACCGCGCCATCGCGCAGGAGCGGGATGCGGGGGTGAGGCGCACCATGGCCGAGGCCCGCGCCGCCGCGATCCTGGCCTCCGGCGAGAGCGCCGAGGCGGACCGGCTCGCCGCCGTGGCGACGCTGCGCGACCGCGGCGACATCGACGCGCGCGCCCTGCTCTCCTCGCTGGGCAGCCAGCCGCCCGCCGTGGCCGATGCGGCCGCCGCGGCCGTGACCGCGATCGACTTCAACCTGAAGCTCTGGGGCCTGGCGCAGAACGCCTATTACGGGCTCAGCCTGGGCTCGGTGCTGCTGCTGGCCGCCGCCGGGCTTGCCATCACCTTCGGCGTCATGGGCGTGATCAACATGGCGCATGGCGAGCTGGTGATGCTCGGCGCCTACGTCACCTTCCTGGTGCAGGACGTGATCCGCGCGAACGCGCCGGGGATGTTCGGCTGGAGCCTGGCCATCGCCATCCCGCTGGCCTTCCTGATCACCGGCGCCATCGGCGTCGCGATCGAGCGGCTGCTGATCCGTTTCCTGTATGGTCGGCCGCTGGAGACGCTGCTTGCGACCTTCGGCCTGTCGCTGGTGCTGCAACAGGCCGTGCGCTCCGCCTTCGGCCCCACCAACCGCGAGGTCGGCACCCCCGCCTGGATGAGCGGCGCGTCGCAGTTCGGCGGGCTGACCATCACCTGGAACCGCTTCGCCATCATCCTCTTCGCCTTCGCCGTGGTCTTCGCCCTGATGGCCGCGCTCCGCTACACGCCGCTCGGGCTGCGGATGCGCGCGGTGACGCAGAACCGGCGCATGGCGGCGGCAATGGGGATCAGGACGCCCTGGATCGACGCGCTGACCTTCGGCCTGGGCTCCGGCGTCGCTGGCATCGCGGGGGTGGCGCTGAGCCAGATCGACAACGTCTCGCCCAATCTCGGCCAGGGCTACATCATCGACAGCTTCATGGTCGTGGTCTTCGGCGGCGTCGGAAACCTGTGGGGCACCGTCATCTCCGCCATGACCCTGGGCGTGGTGAACAAGTTCCTGGAACCCTTCGCCGGCGCCGTGCTGGGCAAGATCGTCGTGCTGGTCCTGCTGATCCTGTTCATCCAGCGCCGCCCGCGCGGGCTGTTCCCGGTCAAGGGAAGGTTCGTCGAATCGTGA
- a CDS encoding DmpA family aminopeptidase, whose translation MSEVTRARDLGLAVGRLPPGTHNAITDVPGVRVGHRTLRAGADIRTGVTAILPHGGSLYREKVPAAVAVLNGFGKSIGLVQVEELGELETPILLTNTFGVAACAEALIRRAIAEEPRIGRDTATVNPVVMECNDGHLNDIQAMAVTPADAVAALDAAGETFASGSVGAGTGMSCYGLKGGIGTASRRVELDGAAFHLGALVLANFGRPGDLRLPDGRSADPRGPAAPERGSVIVVLATDVPLEARQLRRVALRAGAGIARTGSFWGHGSGDIALAFGTAHRIPHDPPGAILERRVLAESRIDPLFAAAAEATEEAVLDALAAAGPERGFRGHRRKALRDLLSRPGSGPGCGG comes from the coding sequence TTGTCGGAGGTTACGCGTGCGCGTGACCTGGGGCTGGCGGTCGGCCGGCTGCCGCCGGGGACGCACAACGCGATCACGGACGTGCCCGGGGTGCGGGTCGGCCACCGCACGCTGCGGGCCGGCGCGGATATCCGCACCGGCGTCACCGCCATCCTGCCCCATGGCGGCAGCCTGTACCGCGAGAAGGTGCCCGCCGCCGTGGCCGTGCTGAACGGCTTCGGCAAGAGCATCGGCCTCGTGCAGGTGGAGGAGCTGGGCGAGCTGGAGACACCCATCCTGCTCACCAACACCTTCGGCGTCGCCGCCTGTGCCGAGGCGCTGATCCGCCGTGCCATCGCGGAGGAGCCGCGCATCGGTCGCGACACCGCCACGGTCAACCCCGTGGTGATGGAGTGCAACGACGGCCACCTGAACGACATCCAGGCCATGGCCGTCACCCCGGCCGACGCCGTCGCCGCGCTGGACGCGGCCGGAGAAACCTTCGCCTCCGGCTCGGTCGGCGCCGGGACGGGGATGAGCTGCTACGGGTTGAAGGGCGGCATCGGCACCGCCTCCCGCCGCGTGGAGCTGGACGGGGCGGCGTTCCACCTGGGCGCGCTGGTGCTGGCGAATTTCGGCCGGCCCGGCGACCTGCGCCTGCCGGACGGGCGAAGCGCCGATCCGCGTGGCCCGGCCGCGCCGGAACGCGGCTCGGTCATCGTCGTGCTGGCGACGGACGTGCCGCTGGAGGCGCGCCAGCTTCGACGCGTGGCCCTGCGCGCCGGGGCGGGGATCGCGCGCACGGGGTCCTTCTGGGGCCATGGCAGCGGCGACATCGCGCTCGCCTTCGGCACCGCGCACCGCATCCCGCACGACCCGCCCGGCGCGATCCTCGAACGCCGGGTGCTGGCGGAGAGCCGGATCGACCCGCTCTTCGCCGCGGCGGCCGAGGCGACGGAGGAGGCGGTGCTGGATGCGCTGGCGGCCGCCGGGCCGGAGCGCGGCTTCCGCGGCCACCGGCGCAAGGCGCTGCGCGACCTGCTCAGCCGGCCGGGAAGCGGTCCCGGATGCGGCGGTTGA